From the genome of Methanobrevibacter sp. TMH8, one region includes:
- a CDS encoding TOBE domain-containing protein → MKLSARNKLDGTIENVEIGAVMASIKIKVEKPTVITALITKESAEALELKKGDKVSAIVKSTETMVGKE, encoded by the coding sequence ATGAAACTTAGTGCAAGAAATAAATTAGATGGAACTATTGAAAATGTTGAAATCGGTGCTGTAATGGCTAGCATTAAAATTAAAGTTGAAAAACCTACTGTTATAACTGCTCTAATTACAAAAGAATCTGCAGAAGCTTTAGAACTTAAAAAAGGAGATAAAGTTTCAGCAATTGTTAAATCTACTGAAACAATGGTTGGAAAAGAATAA
- a CDS encoding molybdenum cofactor biosynthesis protein MoaE has translation MVVKIVEKDDEYYKIQDLVDSIKKSRRVDEAGAIFTFEGFVRGTEKITETEKIVDKMILTTPNKEKAAEDLETIAESVKIKYGVFEVAIVHFIGEFYTGDPLFLAAVLGPHRNETLDALKEVIERTKYDIEFKKEEISNTGKKIIMAGGK, from the coding sequence ATGGTTGTAAAAATTGTTGAAAAAGATGATGAGTATTATAAAATCCAAGATCTTGTTGATTCAATAAAGAAAAGTAGAAGAGTAGATGAAGCTGGAGCTATCTTTACATTTGAAGGTTTTGTTAGAGGAACTGAGAAAATTACTGAAACTGAAAAAATAGTTGATAAAATGATATTAACTACTCCAAATAAAGAAAAAGCAGCTGAAGATCTTGAAACTATTGCTGAAAGTGTAAAAATTAAATATGGAGTTTTTGAAGTAGCTATTGTTCATTTTATAGGAGAATTTTATACAGGAGATCCATTATTTTTAGCTGCAGTTCTCGGGCCTCATAGAAATGAAACTCTTGATGCATTAAAAGAAGTTATTGAAAGAACAAAATATGATATTGAATTCAAAAAAGAAGAAATATCTAATACTGGTAAAAAGATTATTATGGCCGGAGGCAAATAA
- a CDS encoding nicotinamide-nucleotide adenylyltransferase — translation MKESRGLLIGRMQPVHHGHIQVIKQTLEEVDELIIGIGSAQLSHSTTDPFTAGERVMMLTKALAENNIDTASYYIIPIQDIQMNAVWVSHIKMLTPPFGKIFSGNPLVQRLFEEENYEVAKPPLFKREKLSGTEVRRRMLANEDWKKLVPKSTAEIIEEINGIKRIQHLNQKEDSER, via the coding sequence ATGAAAGAAAGTCGCGGACTATTAATTGGAAGAATGCAACCTGTTCATCATGGACATATTCAAGTGATAAAACAGACACTTGAGGAAGTTGATGAGCTTATAATAGGAATTGGAAGCGCACAATTAAGTCATTCAACAACAGACCCATTTACAGCTGGAGAAAGGGTAATGATGCTCACAAAAGCATTAGCTGAAAATAATATTGATACAGCTAGCTATTATATTATCCCAATACAAGACATACAGATGAATGCAGTTTGGGTTTCCCATATAAAGATGTTAACACCTCCTTTTGGAAAAATTTTTAGTGGAAATCCGTTAGTTCAGAGATTATTCGAAGAAGAGAATTATGAAGTAGCTAAACCTCCACTTTTCAAACGTGAAAAATTGTCTGGAACCGAAGTTAGAAGGAGAATGTTAGCTAATGAAGATTGGAAAAAGCTAGTTCCAAAATCAACTGCTGAAATTATCGAAGAAATAAATGGAATCAAAAGAATCCAACATTTAAATCAAAAAGAAGATAGTGAAAGATAA
- a CDS encoding ATP-binding cassette domain-containing protein: MIKVENLSKTYKLDNGEELSALKNINLEVNQGEILGIIGMSGSGKTSLLRILRGVEKFDEGKVTLDDIEVSHDSSQYYYNKLRTATAIHLQRSFGLWPETAINNVIRKLYGVKYGDEADINLESAEAQYGEEAMEILRIVGLEDKAEHFAPVLSGGEKQRLIMARQLAKKPKVLLLDEPATMACPKTKQAILDSIKRINEDLGVTVVLVSHLPEVHNYLADRVILLKDGQIAEEGDPKTVTDDFLGELDPEVEMDSTVDDLSILKANNLEKKFFLLKGGNVLEIEDINIEVKKRDILTILGPSGAGKTILLRMLAGLDYPEEGEVYYYLDSDGEVDDSEPNSNSKSNSDEEKGVWVDLDEPGINRMKVRRKVGFMYQEFALQHHSTIRDQLATKLGFKNQFVVDEARKRAKELELGDELLDALYQLTDLPESEAKSRLEQIGLLPDILDELFPKFPEKAVKEEVKPLFEALDLPLDIINRKSYELSGGQKVRAMLALALASKPETLFLDEPFGDLDPITLRIVSNSIKKINKEFNTTIIMVSHNIDFIKELSKRAIFMDEGKIIDDGNPVKLADDFVEFCKADYLLDN, translated from the coding sequence ATGATAAAAGTGGAAAATCTTAGTAAAACTTACAAACTAGATAATGGTGAAGAATTATCTGCATTAAAAAACATTAATCTTGAAGTTAATCAAGGAGAGATACTTGGTATCATTGGGATGAGTGGATCTGGAAAAACTAGTCTTCTTAGAATACTTCGAGGGGTTGAAAAATTTGATGAAGGTAAAGTAACTCTTGATGATATTGAAGTTTCTCATGATTCAAGCCAATATTATTATAATAAACTCAGAACTGCTACAGCTATTCATCTTCAAAGATCATTTGGTTTATGGCCAGAAACAGCTATTAATAATGTTATAAGAAAACTTTATGGTGTTAAATATGGTGATGAAGCGGATATTAATTTAGAATCTGCAGAAGCTCAGTATGGTGAAGAAGCTATGGAGATTTTAAGAATAGTTGGTCTTGAAGATAAGGCAGAACATTTTGCTCCAGTTCTAAGTGGTGGTGAAAAACAACGTCTTATAATGGCTAGACAATTAGCTAAAAAACCAAAAGTTTTACTATTAGATGAACCTGCTACTATGGCTTGCCCAAAAACTAAACAAGCTATTCTTGATTCAATTAAGAGGATTAATGAAGATTTGGGCGTGACTGTAGTTTTAGTTTCTCATTTACCTGAAGTTCACAATTATTTAGCTGATAGAGTAATTCTCCTTAAAGATGGTCAAATAGCTGAAGAAGGGGATCCTAAAACTGTTACAGATGATTTCTTGGGGGAATTAGATCCTGAAGTTGAAATGGATTCAACTGTTGATGATTTATCTATTCTTAAAGCTAATAATCTTGAAAAGAAATTTTTCCTTCTTAAAGGTGGAAATGTTCTTGAAATTGAAGATATCAATATTGAAGTAAAAAAACGTGATATTTTAACTATTCTTGGTCCTAGTGGGGCAGGTAAAACTATACTTCTTAGAATGTTAGCGGGTTTAGATTATCCTGAAGAAGGAGAAGTTTATTATTACTTAGATTCTGATGGAGAAGTTGATGATTCTGAACCTAATTCTAATTCTAAATCTAATTCTGATGAAGAAAAAGGTGTTTGGGTAGATCTTGATGAACCTGGTATTAATAGGATGAAAGTTAGAAGAAAAGTAGGTTTTATGTATCAAGAATTTGCACTTCAACATCATTCAACTATAAGGGATCAGTTAGCTACAAAACTTGGATTTAAAAATCAATTTGTTGTAGATGAAGCAAGAAAAAGAGCTAAAGAATTAGAATTAGGTGATGAACTCTTAGATGCTTTATATCAACTTACTGATTTACCTGAAAGTGAAGCAAAATCTCGACTTGAACAAATTGGTCTTCTTCCAGATATTCTTGATGAATTATTCCCTAAATTCCCTGAAAAAGCTGTTAAAGAAGAAGTTAAACCACTATTTGAAGCACTTGATTTACCTCTTGATATTATAAATAGGAAATCATATGAATTGTCTGGTGGTCAAAAAGTTCGAGCTATGTTAGCTTTGGCTTTAGCTTCTAAACCTGAAACTCTTTTTTTAGATGAACCATTTGGTGATTTAGATCCAATCACACTTAGAATTGTTTCAAATTCTATTAAAAAGATAAATAAAGAATTTAATACAACCATTATAATGGTTTCTCATAATATTGATTTCATTAAAGAACTGAGTAAAAGAGCTATTTTCATGGATGAAGGTAAAATAATTGATGATGGCAATCCAGTTAAATTAGCTGATGACTTTGTTGAATTCTGTAAAGCTGATTATTTACTTGATAATTAA
- a CDS encoding universal stress protein, whose product MFQNIMVPSDGSKHSEKAVDAAIEIAKKFNSKVSAVYILDQNSSYSYDTLEDEGNEILRKITEKGKKEGVMVIEHLITADPLRDIKIIAERTQVDSIVITPLGKDNSKNVLIGSIADRIIKTFDIPVVLVR is encoded by the coding sequence ATGTTTCAAAATATTATGGTGCCTTCTGATGGATCAAAACATTCTGAAAAAGCTGTAGATGCAGCTATTGAAATTGCAAAGAAATTTAACTCAAAAGTTTCTGCAGTTTATATTCTTGATCAGAATTCCAGTTATTCCTATGATACTTTAGAAGATGAAGGTAATGAAATTCTTAGAAAAATTACTGAAAAGGGAAAAAAAGAAGGAGTTATGGTAATTGAACATTTGATTACAGCTGATCCTCTTAGAGATATCAAAATTATAGCTGAAAGAACTCAAGTGGACTCTATTGTTATAACACCCTTAGGAAAAGACAATTCTAAAAATGTATTAATTGGAAGTATAGCTGACAGAATAATCAAAACATTTGATATTCCTGTTGTTTTAGTTAGATAA
- a CDS encoding AbrB/MazE/SpoVT family DNA-binding domain-containing protein has protein sequence MKVIKTFSVNVNKANKNSSTLKITIPSEIRDFLNIKEKDVVDYSVIEIDGEYITTIKKSENLEDLKKLNQSKKDNLETKSNTINYEKDQDNKAIENNKNETPEYVNKNQKVEEESSNENIKTDDIKEIKEFTKQEKNKLNWLWKRERNRDITNKELDQLLTHYQKYDSFKLFLKSFEW, from the coding sequence ATGAAGGTTATAAAAACATTCAGTGTAAATGTAAATAAAGCAAATAAAAATTCTAGTACTTTAAAAATAACAATACCTAGTGAAATAAGAGATTTTTTAAATATCAAAGAAAAAGACGTTGTGGATTATTCAGTAATAGAAATAGATGGTGAATATATAACAACAATTAAAAAATCTGAAAATTTAGAGGATTTGAAAAAATTAAATCAATCCAAAAAAGACAACTTAGAAACAAAAAGTAATACTATAAATTATGAAAAGGATCAAGATAATAAGGCAATTGAAAACAATAAAAATGAAACACCTGAATATGTAAATAAAAATCAAAAAGTTGAAGAAGAATCTTCAAATGAAAATATTAAAACAGATGATATAAAAGAAATAAAAGAATTCACAAAACAAGAGAAAAATAAACTAAATTGGCTCTGGAAAAGGGAAAGAAATAGAGATATAACAAATAAAGAACTGGATCAGCTTTTAACTCATTATCAAAAATATGATAGTTTCAAGCTATTTTTAAAATCTTTTGAATGGTAA
- a CDS encoding rubredoxin: MSGRMKCKVCGYIYDPEKGESRQNVEPGTEWEDVPESFKCPSCGAPKRMFKPV, translated from the coding sequence ATGAGTGGAAGAATGAAATGTAAAGTTTGTGGATATATTTATGATCCAGAAAAAGGCGAATCTAGACAAAACGTTGAACCTGGTACTGAATGGGAAGATGTTCCTGAAAGTTTTAAATGCCCCTCTTGTGGTGCTCCAAAAAGAATGTTTAAACCAGTGTAA
- the rd gene encoding rubredoxin, producing the protein MDKYVCEMCGYVYDPAEGDPDNGIDAGTAFEDLPDDWVCPLCGVGKDQFSKQ; encoded by the coding sequence ATGGATAAATATGTATGTGAAATGTGCGGATATGTATATGACCCAGCTGAAGGCGATCCAGATAATGGAATAGATGCTGGTACTGCTTTTGAAGACTTACCTGATGATTGGGTTTGCCCATTATGTGGTGTTGGAAAAGATCAATTTTCTAAACAATAA
- a CDS encoding ferritin, producing the protein MVSAKMEQALNKQLNAEMYSGYLYLAMSAYFEDTDLSGFANWMRVQAQEELSHGMKFYDYIVQRGARVSLSEIEKPQSQWDSPVDVFEHVLSHEKVVSGLINDLVDLAIEEKDHSTNNFLQWFVAEQVEEEESASDALSKVKLASKASNGLFLVDSDFGSRVYTPDTADK; encoded by the coding sequence ATGGTAAGCGCAAAAATGGAACAAGCATTAAACAAACAATTAAATGCTGAAATGTATTCTGGATATTTGTATTTAGCTATGTCTGCTTATTTTGAAGATACTGATTTAAGTGGATTTGCTAACTGGATGAGAGTTCAAGCTCAAGAAGAATTATCTCATGGAATGAAATTCTATGATTATATTGTTCAAAGAGGTGCAAGAGTTTCACTTTCTGAAATTGAAAAACCTCAATCTCAATGGGATTCTCCAGTTGATGTATTTGAGCATGTTTTATCCCATGAAAAAGTAGTCTCAGGATTAATCAATGATTTAGTGGATTTAGCTATTGAAGAAAAAGATCACTCTACTAATAATTTCTTACAATGGTTTGTAGCTGAACAAGTTGAAGAAGAAGAATCTGCTAGTGATGCTTTAAGTAAAGTTAAATTAGCTAGTAAAGCTTCTAATGGCTTATTTTTAGTTGATTCTGATTTTGGTTCCAGGGTTTACACCCCAGATACTGCAGATAAATAA
- a CDS encoding MoaD/ThiS family protein, with protein MSFTLIFENKKEEKDLKEDRKIKDILSELDVYPETTIVKRNGELADDESLIKEGDEIHIIQIVYGG; from the coding sequence ATGAGTTTTACATTAATTTTTGAAAATAAAAAAGAAGAAAAAGATCTCAAAGAAGATAGAAAAATAAAAGATATTCTAAGTGAGTTAGATGTTTATCCTGAAACAACTATTGTTAAAAGAAATGGAGAACTAGCTGATGACGAATCTTTAATAAAAGAAGGAGATGAAATCCATATAATTCAAATAGTTTATGGAGGATAA
- a CDS encoding HesA/MoeB/ThiF family protein: protein MPTRYIGMGYWEIVSRQMSIVTKSQQSRFKDAKVAVIGCGGIGGSVIEQLARMGVGKINLVDKDIFDLSNLNRQLISGLDTLGKEKSYSAKERIRNINPYVEVTAFNEELNEDNVEEVIGDSDVVIDALDNLVTRVIISRAAKKLGIPYVHGAIHGTMGQVSVYTPETKSYEEMFQLPSTNKKLNEEIIEKIKGLNYGVPPVIGPNPNIVGCLEAFEAFKIITGVGEVTYSPKLLTFNILDLSSFNIVEL, encoded by the coding sequence ATGCCAACAAGATACATCGGAATGGGATATTGGGAAATTGTAAGTCGACAAATGAGTATAGTGACTAAAAGTCAACAATCAAGATTTAAAGATGCTAAAGTAGCTGTAATTGGTTGTGGAGGTATTGGAGGATCTGTAATAGAACAATTAGCTAGAATGGGTGTAGGTAAGATAAATCTGGTTGATAAAGATATATTTGATTTATCAAATCTTAATAGACAATTAATTAGTGGACTAGATACTTTAGGTAAAGAAAAAAGCTATTCAGCTAAAGAAAGAATAAGAAATATAAATCCTTATGTTGAAGTTACAGCATTTAATGAAGAATTAAATGAAGATAATGTTGAAGAAGTTATTGGAGATTCTGATGTAGTGATTGATGCATTAGATAATTTAGTTACTCGTGTTATAATAAGTAGAGCTGCTAAAAAATTAGGCATACCTTATGTTCATGGTGCTATTCATGGTACTATGGGACAAGTAAGTGTTTACACTCCAGAAACAAAATCTTATGAAGAAATGTTCCAACTCCCATCTACTAACAAAAAATTAAATGAAGAAATAATAGAAAAAATTAAAGGATTGAATTATGGAGTTCCTCCAGTTATAGGACCTAATCCTAATATAGTAGGATGTTTAGAAGCTTTTGAAGCATTTAAAATTATAACTGGTGTTGGAGAAGTAACTTATTCCCCAAAACTTTTAACATTTAATATATTAGATTTATCTTCATTTAATATTGTAGAATTATAA
- the hdrC gene encoding ferredoxin:CoB-CoM heterodisulfide reductase subunit HdrC, with protein sequence MSKIKEDKSSHNLNDIIKNDIKAPSDLGLLKCVQCGMCTSVCPAAAHTDYNPRDLVKKVLDNEEDIISDDKIWHCFYCYSCHSVCPVNNSPCIINQILRQKAIDKGIAKEHVEPFVAYGETFLEIGIGGMPKKFFFDLNRDIEGYLDIKSEIDKTREELSLGPIQMPKKYIKEVNELLKNSNFQKRLKKLKDDED encoded by the coding sequence ATGAGTAAAATTAAAGAGGATAAAAGTTCACATAATCTCAATGATATCATCAAAAATGATATAAAAGCACCTAGTGATTTAGGATTGTTAAAATGTGTTCAATGTGGTATGTGTACTTCTGTTTGTCCTGCTGCAGCTCACACAGATTATAATCCTCGAGATTTGGTAAAAAAAGTTTTAGATAATGAAGAAGATATAATTTCAGATGATAAAATATGGCATTGTTTCTATTGTTATAGTTGTCATAGTGTTTGTCCAGTCAATAATAGCCCATGTATCATTAATCAGATTCTCAGACAAAAAGCTATAGATAAAGGAATAGCTAAAGAACATGTAGAACCATTCGTAGCTTATGGTGAAACATTTTTAGAAATTGGAATTGGAGGAATGCCTAAAAAGTTTTTCTTTGATTTAAATCGTGATATTGAAGGATATTTAGATATTAAATCTGAAATTGATAAAACAAGAGAGGAACTGTCATTAGGTCCTATCCAAATGCCAAAAAAATATATTAAAGAAGTTAATGAATTACTTAAAAATTCAAATTTTCAAAAAAGACTTAAAAAATTGAAAGATGATGAAGATTAG